From a single Aspergillus puulaauensis MK2 DNA, chromosome 2, nearly complete sequence genomic region:
- the NIT1_1 gene encoding nitrilase (COG:E;~EggNog:ENOG410PG8K;~InterPro:IPR036526,IPR044149,IPR000132,IPR003010;~PFAM:PF00795;~go_function: GO:0003824 - catalytic activity [Evidence IEA];~go_process: GO:0006807 - nitrogen compound metabolic process [Evidence IEA]): MSKLKVAVSQSHTQQSLQETVDALERTARTAASRGVHILLFPEGYLGGYPRTATFGTRFGFREAHGRDQYLQYFNGAVDLGDTPTGAGDDWVEKKLPVAKGKAYRGDGTREKLEKLANETGILIVVGVIERAGGSLYCSALYVDPQRGILGKRRKVMPTGSERLVWAQGSPSTLKAVTTEINGIQLTLAAAICWENYMPMLRQSLYSQNVNLYLAPTVDCRETWLPLMRTVAAEGRAVVLSACQSGRYKELPGWVTQVPEGEKIDSDPEAWASGGGSCIIGPLGDVLAGPIWNVNDNSDPDSSLQIVEVDFEDCLRGRLDLDLAGSYSRNDSFELKVKGLDLNPPPQ; this comes from the exons ATGTCGAAACTCAAGGTCGCCGTCTCGCAGTCCCACACCCAGCAGTCTCTGCAGGAGACAGTCGATGCCCTGGAACGCACTGCCCGCACTGCAGCCTCCCGCGGAGTGCACATCCTGCTTTTCCCTGAGGGCTATCTTGGCGGATATCCCCGCACCGCCACCTTCGGCACCCGCTTTGGCTTTCGCGAAGCCCACGGCCGCGACCAGTATTTGCAGTATTTCAATGGCGCAGTCGATCTAGGGGATACCCCGACGGGCGCGGGCGACGACTGGGTCGAAAAGAAACTTCCCGTCGCGAAAGGGAAGGCGTACCGTGGCGACGGGACAAGGGAGAAACTCGAGAAGCTCGCGAACGAAACCGGCATTCTGATTGTTGTCGGAGTCATTGAGCGTGCGGGGGGCAGTTTGTATTGTTCTGCACTATATGTCGATCCCCAGCGGGGAATCCTGGGCAAAAGGAGGAAGGTGATGCCG ACCGGCTCGGAACGCCTTGTTTGGGCTCAGGGGTCTCCCTCGACGCTCAAGGCTGTTACGACCGAAATCAATGGCATCCAATTGACTCTCGCGGCGGCCATCTGCTGGGAGAACTACATGCCCATGCTCCGTCAAAGCCTGTACTCGCAGAACGTCAATCTCTACCTCGCGCCGACTGTCGACTGTCGCGAGACCTGGCTTCCACTTATGCGCACGGTTGCTGCGGAGGGAAGAGCTGTGGTTCTTTCTGCTTGCCAGAGCGGCCGGTATAAAGAACTGCCCGGCTGGGTTACACAGGTCCCAGAGGGTGAGAAAATAGACTCAG ATCCGGAAGCTTGGGCTAGCGGCGGTGGCTCGTGTATTATTGGGCCGCTGGGCGACGTTCTTGCTGGACCTATTTGGAATGTGAACGATAACAGTGACCCGGACAGCAGTCTGCAAatcgtcgaggtcgacttTGAGGACTGCCTTCGCGGCCGATTGGATCTTGATCTGGCAGGGAGTTACTCGCGCAACGATTCATTTGAACTAAAGGTCAAAGGGTTGGACctcaaccctcctcctcagtag
- a CDS encoding fasciclin domain-containing protein (COG:M,W;~EggNog:ENOG410PMDB;~InterPro:IPR036378,IPR000782;~PFAM:PF02469;~SECRETED:SignalP(1-20)): MRFLTSLLGALALLSRISFAQDDSSSTSSPTSTPSSSASSTSTPTATSSEVPSSTASLPDAASSHGAGRWGAVISRQLSANARGGRTAFVPADDSFPARLARQTEDEIQQYLYQVSDQLFTAADLRNSTGSVIESLNANANLGGRGQAVISPGQRGDSYDESSSIGLFSGLGNNVTIVEEDIPFDGGIIHIISGPFTPPSPLSDTLRSSPQASNFSSYISSHVASLGSTSSITVFVPTNDALSSSLGSNVTVSESEATALADSHVISGSVAYSPRLVDGASFQSTNGRDIAVTVDESGAIVLNNGIRIVQSDIIIENGVVHLIDKPLYTPGDGTIFTGGADSVSRPSRMMMMIGVVAAVVGGTAYF; encoded by the exons ATGCGTTTCCTTACCTCCCTTCTGGGGGCTTTGGCCCTGTTATCCCGTATATCCTTTGCCCAGGACGATTCGAGCTCTACCTCGAGCCCTACCTCTACCCCAAGCTCCAGCGCCAGTTCGACTTCCACCCCCACTGCTACTTCGAGCGAAGTCCCGTCCTCTACTGCGTCTCTCCCTGATGCTGCATCCTCTCATGGAGCAGGGCGCTGGGGAGCGGTAATCAGCAGACAGCTCTCCGCCAACGctcgtggaggaagaaccgCCTTCGTCCCAGCCGACGATTCGTTCCCAGCACGTCTTGCCCGACAGACAGAAGACGAGATACAGCAGTATCTTTACCAAGTCTCCGATCAGCTCTTCACTGCTGCCGACCTTCGCAATTCCACTGGAAGCGTCATTGAGAGTCTgaacgccaacgccaacctGGGTGGTCGTGGACAAGCTGTTATTTCCCCTGGACAGCGCGGGGACTCTTATGACGAGAGTTCGTCCATTGGTCTTTTCAGTGGCCTGGGGAATAATGTCACTATtgtggaagaggatatccCCTTTGACGGTGGGATTATACATATCATCAGCGG TCCTTTCACTCCACCGAGCCCCTTGTCTGATACCCTACGCTCGTCACCCCAGGCAAGCAACTTCTCGTCGTACATTTCGTCGCATGTAGCTTCGCTGGGCTCCACATCCTCTATTACCGTCTTCGTACCGACCAACGATGCTCTCTCCTCGTCTCTGGGATCGAACGTCACGGTCTCTGAGTCCGAAGCTACGGCCCTGGCTGACTCACATGTTATCAGTGGATCGGTGGCCTACTCTCCCCGTCTCGTTGACGGTGCGAGCTTCCAGTCTACCAACGGACGGGATATCGCGGTGACCGTTGATGAGAGCGGGGCCATCGTCCTGAACAATGGTATCAGGATAGTGCAATCAGACATCATAATTGAGAACGGTGTGGTTCATTTGATTGACAAG CCGCTTTACACACCTGGGGATGGCACTATATTCACCGGAGGTGCAGACTCCGTTTCCCGGCCGTCTcgaatgatgatgatgattggtgttgttgctgctgttgtgggAGGTACAGCATATTTCTAG